The stretch of DNA TCCGCCCAGCGCGCCACCCAGCCCGTGCCGCACGGGCCGGAGCACCACGCCGGCCCGTCGCTGATCCGGCTGCGCGGCCTGCGAACGATGTTCGTGGTCATGCTGGGGCTCGGCGGGCTGTTCGGGTCCACCGAGGTGGTGACGGTCGCGTTCGTGGACCACGCCGGGCACCGCCCGCTGACCGGGCTGGTGCTCGGAACCTGGGCGCTGGGTAGCGCGCTGGCCGGGCTGGTGTACGGGGCGACGCGCTTCCGGACGGCGTTGCACCGGCGGTTCCTGATCGGCGTGACCGCGATGTGGCTGGCGACGTTCCTGCTGCTGGTGCCGGACGACGTCTACCCGCTGATGGGGCTGCTGTTCGTGGGTGGCTTCACGATCGCGCCGACCCTGGTGTCGGGGATGGGCCTGGTCGAGGCGCTGGCGCCGAAGGCACGGCTCACCGAGGCGATGACCTGGGCGACGACCGGGATCACGCTGGGCGCGACGGCCGGTGTCGCGATCGGCGGCTGGGCCGTGGACGAGTACGGCTCACGGTCCGCCTTCCTCACCACCGTGTTCTCGGGCACAATCGCGGCGCTCGCGGCGTACGCCGGAGCGCGCAAGCTGGCGCCGAGGCCCCCGGAGGAGAAGCCGGTTGTCCACGCGGACCTGGAAGAACTGGGGACGTAACCAGACGGCCCGCCCCCGGCGGTTCGTCGCCCCGCGCTCGGTCGAGGAGGTGGCGGCAGCCGTCCGCCGGGCCGGCGAGGACGGGCTGACCGTCAAGGCGGTCGGCTCCGGCCACTCGTTCACCGACGCCGCGGTCACCGACGGGGTCATGCTGAGCCTGGAGCACCTGGCCGGGGTGCGCGCGATCGACCCGGAGCGCTGCCTGGTCACGGTCGACGCCGGCCTGCCGCTCCACCGGCTCAACGCCGTGCTCACCCAACACCGGCTCTCGCTCACCAACATGGGCGACATCGACCGGCAGACGGTCTCCGGCGCGATCAGCACCGGCACGCACGGCACCGGCCGCGACTCCGGCGGGCTCGCCGCCCAGGTCGCCGGCCTGGAACTGGTGCTGGCCAACGGCGAGATCGTCACCTGCGACGCCGAGCAGGACCCCGACCTGTTCGCCGCCGCGCGGGTGGGCCTGGGCGCGCTCGGCGTGATCACGGCGGTCACGTTCGGGGTGGAGCCGGTGTTCCTGCTGCACGCCCAGGAGGCGCCGCTGAGCCTCACCCAGGTACTGGCGGACTTCGACGAGCTGGCCGCGGACAACGAGCACTTCGAGTTCCACTGGTTCCCGCACACCGACACCGCGCTCACCAAGCGGAACAACCGGGTGACGGGGCCGTCCCGGCCGCTGTCGGCCGTCCGGCACTGGCTGGAGGACCAGTTCCTGTCCAACGACGTCTACGGCCTGCTCTGCCGCGCCGGACGGGCCGCGCCCCGGGCGATCCCGGCGATCAACCGGATTGCCGGCCTGATGCTGTCCCCGCGCGAGTACGTGGACGTCCCGCACCGGGTGTTCACCAGCCCGCGCCGGGTGCGGTTCGTGGAGATGGAGTACGCGGTGCCGCGGCGGGCCGTGGTCAGCGTGCTACGTGAGCTGCGCACGCTGATCGACCGCTGGCACGTGAACATGCCGGTCGCGGTCCGCCTGGCGCCCGCCGACGACGTGTGGCTGTCCACCGCGTACGGCCGGGACACCGCGTACGTGGCGGTCCGCATGTTCGAGCGGATGCCCCACGAGCGGTATTTCGCCGAGGTGGAGGAGCTCATGATCGGGTACGAGGGGCGACCGCACTGGGGCACGCTGCACACCCGGGACGCGGCGTACCTGGCCAAGCACTACCCACGGTTCGCCGACTTCCTGGCCGTGCGCGACCGGGTGGACCCGGAACGCCGGTTCGCCAACCGGTACCTGCGCCAGGTGCTGGGCGACTGAGCCACTCCATCACCGGAGTGACTCGTCCCCGGGCTTGTTGGTCGGCTGGGGGGCCGGCACGCGCGTGCGGCTCGGCTCCCTGGCCGGCTCGCTGGCCGCCTCCCTGGCCGGCTTGGTCGGCTTGAGCGACGGGGTGCGCGCCGACGGCTCGCTCGGTGCGGGTGACTCGCCCGGCGTCGTGGGGTCGTGCGTCCCGGCCGGGGTCGGGTCCAGGGCCGGCGTCGCCGGGGTCATCCACGGGACGGGCCGGTGCTGGCGTCGCTCGCCATCGTCCGGTTGCAGCAGCCGGCTGATCGTCGTGCGGTCGTCGCCGTTCCCCTTGCCGAGCATTTCGGGCAGCGGCTCCCGCGTGATCGTCTCGACCGTGGTGAGCACGGCGAGCGTGGTGGCGAACACCAGCACGCACCCGGCCACGAGCGGCCGCCACCGCACTTCGCGCAGCGCCTCCCACCAGGTCTTTCCCACCGCGCCGCTCCCGGCCCCGCGCACCAGCATCGGGAGCGTGCGCAGCCGCTGCCGCGTGCGCTCCAGGTAGTGCTGGTAGACCGCGGTGCCCACCGTGGCTATCACGCTGCCGACCGCGGCGCCGGTGACCGTGCCGGCGATGCCGAGGTACGCCGCGGCCACCGCTGAGGAGACCGCCGCGAGCGTGCTCGCGGCGAGTTGCACGAAGCTGAGTTCCAGGCGATCCGACCGGTCTTCCCGCATTCCGTTCTTCGGGTATCTCCTTCCGCGGCAAGGGTTTTGGAT from Carbonactinospora thermoautotrophica encodes:
- a CDS encoding D-arabinono-1,4-lactone oxidase, with the translated sequence MSTRTWKNWGRNQTARPRRFVAPRSVEEVAAAVRRAGEDGLTVKAVGSGHSFTDAAVTDGVMLSLEHLAGVRAIDPERCLVTVDAGLPLHRLNAVLTQHRLSLTNMGDIDRQTVSGAISTGTHGTGRDSGGLAAQVAGLELVLANGEIVTCDAEQDPDLFAAARVGLGALGVITAVTFGVEPVFLLHAQEAPLSLTQVLADFDELAADNEHFEFHWFPHTDTALTKRNNRVTGPSRPLSAVRHWLEDQFLSNDVYGLLCRAGRAAPRAIPAINRIAGLMLSPREYVDVPHRVFTSPRRVRFVEMEYAVPRRAVVSVLRELRTLIDRWHVNMPVAVRLAPADDVWLSTAYGRDTAYVAVRMFERMPHERYFAEVEELMIGYEGRPHWGTLHTRDAAYLAKHYPRFADFLAVRDRVDPERRFANRYLRQVLGD
- a CDS encoding MFS transporter produces the protein MSRSLPERVALLKPYRELFSIPGTLAFSAAGFLARITMSTVGLGIVLLLSAVHGRYGLAGLVSGTYTLVAALISPQVGRLSDRYGQSRLLLPAACVFTVGLLSLVVCAVTGAPDWTLFAAAAVTGCGMPSVGSLIRARWAKLYSGTSRLHTAYSLESVLDELVFVTGPILVTALTTQVHRMAGLLAVWALAVTGMLWLSAQRATQPVPHGPEHHAGPSLIRLRGLRTMFVVMLGLGGLFGSTEVVTVAFVDHAGHRPLTGLVLGTWALGSALAGLVYGATRFRTALHRRFLIGVTAMWLATFLLLVPDDVYPLMGLLFVGGFTIAPTLVSGMGLVEALAPKARLTEAMTWATTGITLGATAGVAIGGWAVDEYGSRSAFLTTVFSGTIAALAAYAGARKLAPRPPEEKPVVHADLEELGT